TGGCCCTCGATCGCCACGCCGAAACCGACGCCCCCGTCCCGGAGGATGTGAGCTGACAGGCGTCCGGGCCTGGCCCTGCAGGACCAGGCCCGGATACCGGAACACAGGTTGCGGAGCATTCCCACATCAGCATGGGAATCACCCCGACAGGTTTACCCCTCCCTCCTCCGTACCATCCGTCCCTGCGCCAACGCGCACCTTCACTCCCTGGTACGGAAGAACCCGCCATGATCCTGAAAACCATCACCGTCGAGAACGAGGCCCGGGAATCGGCCAACGCGGTCATCCTGTGCAGCTTCGCCATCCCCCGGATCGACCGCAACATCCTCGTCTACACCCTCAACGAAGACAGCCGTCACGGCACGTCCAAGGTCTATGTGGCCAGCGCCGTGCCAGAGGACGCCGGCTACCGCCTGGAGAACCTGGAGTCCGAAGAAGAATGGCGATGCGCAGTGGAGGTGCTGAAGCAGATCACCAAGGGGGTGGAAGAATGAGCGGATCGAACCTGCCCGAGTTCCACTTCATCGAGCTCGAGGGCGAGATCACCGGCGGCGACCGGCAGCCGCCCATCGCGACGGAGCACCGCTTCCTCTCGCTCAGCCGCGTCTCGATGAACAGGCTCATCGCCACCCGTGACAGCGCCAATACCGGCGACCCCTTGCCATCCATATCCCCGCCCCGGGTCGACGAGCCCGCTACGCAGGCGTCGGCGCAGATCTCCGCCCTGGCACTGGGCGTGGACTTCAGCCTGCCGCCCGGCGACGGGGTAATCCCGCTCCTGGAGCCTGAGGCCCAGCCCCTCGAAGCCACCGAAGCCGCGCTGTCCCCTGCCGCCGAAGAGGCCGAACCGGTCGAGTCCCCCTCGCCCAGCGCCGAGGACACCCCGGCGGCCCCCAATCCCGAGACGCCGCCCGAGACGCCGGAAGTTGGGGCGTCCGGCGCGATCCCCACCCCATCCCTGGGCCTGGAGACCGACACCGTGCTCGGCGACGTGCAGAGCACCCTGGACTCCCTTGCGGAAATGGCGAAGGACCTCACCCAGCAGAAACTGGACGCCCTCAAGCAACAGGAGATCCAGGAGAAACGACGGCTCCAGCAGCAGGAGCGCGAACGCTTCCTCGCCGACAAGGAAGAACAACTGCGCCAGTTGGAGGCACGCCTGCTTCGGGAACAGCAGGCCCTGCAACGCGAGGTCGAGGAGCATGCGCGCGCCCAGGTCGAACGCAGCGCGGCCCTGAAGACCCTGGCGGAGAACCTTGAAGCCCGGGATCGCAACTCCGCCCGCCTGGCGGAAACCCTGCGTCAGGAGAAAGCCCGCAACGACGAACTGGGGGACACCCTGCAGCGTCGCGGCGATGCCCTGGACGATCGCGAGGCGAGCCTGAATCGCAAGGAGGAGGACCTGGCGGAAAAGCTGAAGCAGCTCGTCGCCGCCAAGGACAGGTTTCGTAGCCTGGTGCGCTCCTTCAACGAAACGGTGCAATTCAACAACACCCTGAACGCCATCTCCAGCGCCAGCCTGGACGAAGGGCAATCCTGACCCCATCGCCCCTCCGGGGGCGATTCCACTGGCCCGCTGGCCGCTTGCGCCCGCCATCCCACCAGCAGGGTGAACGCGCGCATCGAACGGGACGGCGGGCTGATCTTCGTCAGCGCCGAACGGCACTCGGTTAAACTGGATAGGAGCGACCCGGCCCCCTGCGCATCAGGGTCGACCCGGTCCGCTGACGCGCACCTGATGCCGTCCGAACCACTCATCCCCCCGCCACAAGGATGCTGCAATGATTCGAATCGCCACCCTTTGCGCCGGCCTCGCCCTGTCCGCCAGCGCCTTCGCCCTGTCCCTCGCAGACCTCAGCCAGCAGGACGCCAGTGGCGGCCTGAAGGATGCCCTGACCCAGGGCGCCAAGGTTGCCGTGCAGCAGTTGGGCAAACCCGGCGGCTTCGCCGATAACCCCGAGGTGCGCATCGAGCTGCCGGGCAATCTCGGCAAGGCCGCCAGGACGATGAAGATGATGGGCATGGGCGACCAGGTGGAACAGCTGGAAGCCACCATGAACAAGGCCGCCGAAGCCGCCGTTCCGGAAGCCCAGGCACTGCTGGTGGACGCCGTGAAGAAGATGACCGTGCAGGACGCCAAGTCGATCCTGGCCGGCACCGACGACGCCGCCACCCAGTACCTGAACAAAACCAGCCGCGACCAGCTGCGCACCCGCTTCCTGCCCATCGTCAAGCAGGCCACCGACAAGGTGGGCCTGGCCCAGCAGTACAACAGCTTCGCCGGCCAGGCCGCCAGCTTCGGCGTGGTGGACGCCAAGAGCGCCAACATCGAGAGCTACGTGACCGAAGAAGCGCTGGATGGGTTGTTCAAGATGATCGCCGAGCAGGAAGCCAGCATCCGCCAGAACCCGGCGGGCGCCGCCACCAGCCTGGCGAAGAAGGTCTTCGGCGCCCTCTGACGTCCCGCCGCACCAGGAGAAAGGCCCCGAAGGGGCCTTTCTTGATCAGTGGCTGAGGTGGGGATCCGCAGCGGAATCCGGCCGCACCTCCCGGGCCTCCACCGGCTTGACCCGGAACCAGGCCACATAGAGCGCCGGCAGGAACAGCAGGGTCAGTGCGGTGGCGACGATCAGGCCGCCCATGATCGCCACCGCCATGGGGCCGAAGAAGACGCTGCGGGACAGCGGGATCATGGCCAGCACCGCCGCCAGGGCGGTCAGGACGATAGGCCGGAATCGCCGCACGGTCGCCTCGATGATGGCGTGCCAGCGATCCAGGCCAGCAGCGATGTCCTGCTCGATCTGGTCCACCAGGATCACCGAGTTGCGCATGATCATCCCCGCCAGGGCGATGGTGCCGAGCATGGCGACGAAGCCGAAGGGCTGGCGGAACACCAGCAGAAACAGGGTCACGCCGATCAGTCCCAGCGGCGCGGTGAGGAACACCATGGCCGAGCGGGAGAAGCTCTTCAGCTGCAGCATCAGCAGGGTCAGTACCACCACGATGAACAGCGGGACACCGGCGTTCACCGACTTCTGGCCCCGTGCCGAATCCTCCACCGTGCCGCCGACGTCCAGCAGGTAGCCATCCGGCAGCTCGGCCCGGATCGGGTCCAGGGTGGGCGAGATGGCCTGCACCAGGCTGGCCGGAAGCGACTTGTCGTAGATATCGGCGCGCACCGTGACGGTGGGCAGGCGGTTGCGGTGCCAGATGATGCCCTCCTCGAAGCCATACTCCAGGGTGGCGATCTGCGACAGCGGCACGCTCTGGCCGTTGTCGGTGGGCACCGCCAGGCTCGGCAGCAGCGCCAGCTCCTGGCGCTCGCGCACCGTGCCACGCAGGAGGATCTCGATCAGCTCGTTGTCCTCCCGGTAGTGGCTCACGGGTGCGCCGGTCAGCGAACTCTGCAGGAAGCGCGACAGGTCGGCGGTGCTCACCCCCATGGCGCGGGCGCGGTCCTGGTCGATATTCAGCCGCACCACCTTGCTCGGCTCCTCCCAGTCCAGGTGGACGTTCACCACATGGGGGTTCTCCCGCACCTTGTCGGCCACCTTGCGGGCCAGCTCGCGGACCTCGTCGATATGCTCGCCGGACACGCGGAACTGCACCGGATAGCCCACCGGCGGGCCGTTCTCCAGGCGCGATATGCGGCTGCGCAGGGTGGGGAAGTCATTGTTCA
This genomic window from Pseudomonas furukawaii contains:
- a CDS encoding DUF4197 domain-containing protein: MIRIATLCAGLALSASAFALSLADLSQQDASGGLKDALTQGAKVAVQQLGKPGGFADNPEVRIELPGNLGKAARTMKMMGMGDQVEQLEATMNKAAEAAVPEAQALLVDAVKKMTVQDAKSILAGTDDAATQYLNKTSRDQLRTRFLPIVKQATDKVGLAQQYNSFAGQAASFGVVDAKSANIESYVTEEALDGLFKMIAEQEASIRQNPAGAATSLAKKVFGAL